The Streptomyces sp. NBC_01276 genome contains the following window.
GCCGGCGAACCCGGCCAGCGCCGCGGCGGCGACGGCCCACAGGTGGCTGACGTCGCGGGGGTGCAGCAGCCGGTCGACGGCCGCCCAGGCCGCGAGGGCCGCGGAGGCGGCGATGGTGAGGACGATCAGCACGCCCGCCAGGTCCTCGGCCCGGCCGTAACCGTAGGTGTAACGGCGGTTCGCCGCCCGGCGGCCGAGGACGAAGGCGATGCCCAGGGGGACGGCCGTCAGGGCGTCGGCGGCGTTGTGCACGGTGTCGCCGAGGAGCGCCACCGACCCGGACAGGACCACGATCACCGCCTGGACGGCGGTGGTGACGCCGAGGACGGCGAGCGAGGCCCACAGGGTGCGCATCCCCTCGCGGGAGGTCTCCATCGCCGCGTCGACCTTGTCCGCGGTCTCGTGGCCGTGCGGGGTGAGCAGGTGGGTGAGCCGGTGCCGGAGGCCGTCGCCCCGGCCGTGCCCGTGGCCGCCGGCGTGGTCGTCGCCGTGGCCGTGGCCGTCGCCGTGGCCGTCGCCGTGGGTGGGGCCGTGGTGATCGCCGTGGTGGTGTGCGGGGGTGTGGGTGCTCTCGTTGGCCTCCATACGTTCACCGTGGCACACGGAGCCG
Protein-coding sequences here:
- a CDS encoding cation diffusion facilitator family transporter, translating into MEANESTHTPAHHHGDHHGPTHGDGHGDGHGHGDDHAGGHGHGRGDGLRHRLTHLLTPHGHETADKVDAAMETSREGMRTLWASLAVLGVTTAVQAVIVVLSGSVALLGDTVHNAADALTAVPLGIAFVLGRRAANRRYTYGYGRAEDLAGVLIVLTIAASAALAAWAAVDRLLHPRDVSHLWAVAAAALAGFAGNEWVARHRIRTGRRIGSAALVADGLHARTDGFTSLAVLLGAGGSALGWRSADPVVGLLITLAILLVLGDSARQVGRRLMDSVDPALVDTAERALRRVEGVLDVGQLRMRWIGHALRAEADIVVGPDLSVVQAHRLAVAAEHALIHAVPRLTAATVHTDHVHAGGHDPHAALAHHPGRG